One segment of Takifugu rubripes chromosome 5, fTakRub1.2, whole genome shotgun sequence DNA contains the following:
- the fam117aa gene encoding protein FAM117A isoform X2, with translation MNLHPAAQQPLTVAQAASGRRSKVNVKKATPSSWAEETRGRRSSGGHKRSASWGSAEHLREVAKLRHQLQKRSRHAPPTAGYELSQPPLAARHAAGVTQTVPLNRLAPRLRRSVEGLNLELEEVFVSEKSGDQHEILDIPDGHRAPVPVQRCSSGSQSEPSPGPLDSFLLSPSQSPCPLDPLLLSPPSSPCAINPSCFTPAQSPRPTGEPAEHEAQGPTSSLPSFPTEPSLFQPCSSSPRPNKTCSFLRQPPEGCERVRACEEAPSCCQDEPLLQPSCPDPNKVNFTPHGGSAFCPVSLLKPLLPSMDLLFRGLSVSPVTGCPGQASPTRHLGMQ, from the exons ATGAACCTCCATCCTGCCGCGCAGCAGCCGCTAACGGTCGCCCAGGCGGCCTCTGGGAGAAGATCGAAAGTCAATGTGAAGAAAGCG ACTCCGAGTTCGTGGGCTGAGGAGACTCGAGGACGCAGAAGCAGCGGGGGCCACAAGCGCTCGGCATCATGGGGCAGTGCAGAACACCTGAGGGAG GTGGCCAAACTCAGGCACCAGCTGCAGAAGCGCTCCCGCCATGCCCCGCCCACAGCAGGGTACGAGCTCTCCCAACCGCCCCTGGCAGCGCGGCACGCCGCGGGCGTCACTCAG acggTGCCCCTGAACAGACTGGCCCCCCGTTTGCGACGGAGCGTCGAAGGACTgaacctggagctggaggaggtgtttgTTTCCGAGAAGTCGGGCGATCAGCATGAG ATTCTGGACATCCCAGACGGCCACCGGGCCCCCGTCCCCgtgcagagatgcagcagcgGCTCTCAGAGCGAGCCCTCGCCGGGCCCCCTGGATTCTTTCCTCCTGTCTCCGTCTCAGTCCCCCTGCCCCCTCGACCCGTTGCTTCTGTCGCCCCCAAGTTCTCCTTGTGCGATCAACCCATCCTGTTTCACCCCGGCGCAGTCTCCCCGTCCCACGGGAGAGCCAGCCGAGCACGAGGCGCAGGGTCCGACCTCGTCGCTCCCGTCGTTTCCAACGGAGCCATCGCTGTTccagccctgctcctcctctcctcgtccCAACAAAACCTGCTCCTTCCTGCGCCAGCCTCCAGAAGGCTGCGAGCGAGTGCGCGCGTGTGAGGAAGCGCC CTCCTGCTGTCAGGATGAGCCTCTCCTTCAACCATCCTGCCCCGATCCCAATAAAGTCAACTTTACCCCACACGGAGGCTCTGCTTTCTGCCCCGTCAGCCTCCTGAAGCCCCTGCTGCCCTCCATGGACCTCCTCTTCCGTGGCCTGTCAGTCTCTCCGGTCACCGGCTGCCCAGGTCAGGCCTCCCCCACGAGGCACCTGGGCATGCAGTAG
- the strada gene encoding STE20-related kinase adapter protein alpha isoform X1, with protein MSFLRWVSEKLSVESLRDLELFGEQAQGLSHRNAHDDSQESLTSLPRRDTMGSYLPDSSSYELLAVIGRGLDELMTVNMARYRPSGEHVAIRRIDLEFCTNDMVNFLQGELHVSKLFHHPSILPYKSVFIAENELWVITPFMAYGSARDLICTHFSDGMNELTIAYILLGMLKALEYIHHMGYVHRSVKASHVLIAADGQVCMSGLRSIFSLIRHGQRARVVHDFPQYSVKVLPWLSPEVLQQNLQGYDSRSDIYSLGITACELANGHVPFKDMPATQMLLEKLNGTVPCLLDTTTIPPEELALKPSRSGADSGICEGPGAGGVRHSNGEPSSASSGHPYNRTFSPHFHAFVELCLQRDPEKRPSAATLAGHPFFKQIKRRPSEALPELLLPVSPITCSGNSQPQYSPSGVASLESGLSHLEVDDWDF; from the exons ATGTCTTTTCTT CGTTGGGTATCTGAGAAATTGAGTGTGGAGAGTCTGCGAGATTTGGAGTTATTTGGAG AGCAAGCTCAGGGACTCTCTCACAGGAAC GCCCATGACGATAGCCAGGAGAGTCTGACCTCCCTCCCCAGACGGGACACCATGGGCAGCTACCTCCCTGACAGCAGCTCCTATGAGCTCCTCGCAGTTATTG GCCGAGGCTTGGACGAGCTGATGACGGTGAACATGGCTCGATACCGACCCTCCGGGGAGCACGTCGCCATCCGACGGATCGACCTGGAGTTCTGCACCAACGACATGGTGAACTTCCTTCAG GGTGAACTTCACGTGTCAAAGTTGTTCCACCATCCCAGTATTTTACCCTACAAGAGCGTCTTCATAGCTGAAAACGAGCTGTGGGTCATCACGCCCTTCATGGCGTATG GGTCGGCCAGAGATTTAATCTGCACTCATTTCTCCGATGGGATGAACGAGTTGACCATTGCCTATATTTTACTGGGCATGCTCAAAGCGCTGGAATACATCCACCACATGGGATACGTGCACCG GAGCGTGAAGGCGAGCCACGTGTTGATCGCCGCCGACGGGCAGGTCTGCATGTCGGGCCTGCGGAGCATCTTCAGCCTGATCCGCCATGGACAGAGGGCCCGGGTCGTCCACGACTTCCCCCAGTACAGCGTGAAGGTGCTGCCGTGGCTCAGCCCggaggtgctgcagcag AACCTCCAGGGTTATGATTCCCGGTCGGATATTTACAGCCTCGGGATCACAGCCTGTGAACTGGCCAACGGGCACGTGCCCTTCAAGGACATGCCGGCGACACAG atgTTGCTGGAGAAGCTCAACGGGACGGTGCCGTGCCTGCTGgacaccaccaccatcccccCGGAGGAACTGGCGCTGAAGCCGTCTCGCTCCGGAGCCGATTCCGGGATCTGCGAGGGCCCCGGAGCCGGCGGCGTTCGCCACTCCAATGGAGAgccctcctccgcctcctcggGGCATCCGTACAACCGCACATTTTCCCCCCATTTCCACGCCTTTGTCGAGCTTTGTCTTCAGCGAGACCCAGAAAAGAG ACCTTCGGCCGCCACCCTCGCGGGACACCCCTTCTTCAAACAG ATCAAACGCCGGCCGTCGGAGGCGCTGCCCGAGCTGCTGCTCCCCGTCTCGCCCATCACCTGCTCGGGGAACTCGCAGCCGCAGTACTCGCCGTCGGGGGTGGCCAGTTTGGAGTCGGGCCTCAGCCACCTGGAGGTGGACGACTGGGACttctga
- the strada gene encoding STE20-related kinase adapter protein alpha isoform X3: MGSYLPDSSSYELLAVIGRGLDELMTVNMARYRPSGEHVAIRRIDLEFCTNDMVNFLQGELHVSKLFHHPSILPYKSVFIAENELWVITPFMAYGSARDLICTHFSDGMNELTIAYILLGMLKALEYIHHMGYVHRSVKASHVLIAADGQVCMSGLRSIFSLIRHGQRARVVHDFPQYSVKVLPWLSPEVLQQNLQGYDSRSDIYSLGITACELANGHVPFKDMPATQMLLEKLNGTVPCLLDTTTIPPEELALKPSRSGADSGICEGPGAGGVRHSNGEPSSASSGHPYNRTFSPHFHAFVELCLQRDPEKRPSAATLAGHPFFKQIKRRPSEALPELLLPVSPITCSGNSQPQYSPSGVASLESGLSHLEVDDWDF; this comes from the exons ATGGGCAGCTACCTCCCTGACAGCAGCTCCTATGAGCTCCTCGCAGTTATTG GCCGAGGCTTGGACGAGCTGATGACGGTGAACATGGCTCGATACCGACCCTCCGGGGAGCACGTCGCCATCCGACGGATCGACCTGGAGTTCTGCACCAACGACATGGTGAACTTCCTTCAG GGTGAACTTCACGTGTCAAAGTTGTTCCACCATCCCAGTATTTTACCCTACAAGAGCGTCTTCATAGCTGAAAACGAGCTGTGGGTCATCACGCCCTTCATGGCGTATG GGTCGGCCAGAGATTTAATCTGCACTCATTTCTCCGATGGGATGAACGAGTTGACCATTGCCTATATTTTACTGGGCATGCTCAAAGCGCTGGAATACATCCACCACATGGGATACGTGCACCG GAGCGTGAAGGCGAGCCACGTGTTGATCGCCGCCGACGGGCAGGTCTGCATGTCGGGCCTGCGGAGCATCTTCAGCCTGATCCGCCATGGACAGAGGGCCCGGGTCGTCCACGACTTCCCCCAGTACAGCGTGAAGGTGCTGCCGTGGCTCAGCCCggaggtgctgcagcag AACCTCCAGGGTTATGATTCCCGGTCGGATATTTACAGCCTCGGGATCACAGCCTGTGAACTGGCCAACGGGCACGTGCCCTTCAAGGACATGCCGGCGACACAG atgTTGCTGGAGAAGCTCAACGGGACGGTGCCGTGCCTGCTGgacaccaccaccatcccccCGGAGGAACTGGCGCTGAAGCCGTCTCGCTCCGGAGCCGATTCCGGGATCTGCGAGGGCCCCGGAGCCGGCGGCGTTCGCCACTCCAATGGAGAgccctcctccgcctcctcggGGCATCCGTACAACCGCACATTTTCCCCCCATTTCCACGCCTTTGTCGAGCTTTGTCTTCAGCGAGACCCAGAAAAGAG ACCTTCGGCCGCCACCCTCGCGGGACACCCCTTCTTCAAACAG ATCAAACGCCGGCCGTCGGAGGCGCTGCCCGAGCTGCTGCTCCCCGTCTCGCCCATCACCTGCTCGGGGAACTCGCAGCCGCAGTACTCGCCGTCGGGGGTGGCCAGTTTGGAGTCGGGCCTCAGCCACCTGGAGGTGGACGACTGGGACttctga
- the fam117aa gene encoding protein FAM117A isoform X1 — MCARRKPSEGKEADERSGASGAEPSRAEPSPGRMSGRSAAAPRGCSNPSLQPLRATVPYQLQRGSALLCRELNTADRTAARPPKPTIRRTLSLDTVVGPYLQGQWPRDGESTTATCVRDKATQTPSSWAEETRGRRSSGGHKRSASWGSAEHLREVAKLRHQLQKRSRHAPPTAGYELSQPPLAARHAAGVTQTVPLNRLAPRLRRSVEGLNLELEEVFVSEKSGDQHEILDIPDGHRAPVPVQRCSSGSQSEPSPGPLDSFLLSPSQSPCPLDPLLLSPPSSPCAINPSCFTPAQSPRPTGEPAEHEAQGPTSSLPSFPTEPSLFQPCSSSPRPNKTCSFLRQPPEGCERVRACEEAPSCCQDEPLLQPSCPDPNKVNFTPHGGSAFCPVSLLKPLLPSMDLLFRGLSVSPVTGCPGQASPTRHLGMQ; from the exons ATGTGCGCACGGAGGAAGCCAAGCGAAGGGAAAGAAGCGGACGAGCGAAGCGGTGCGAGcggagccgagccgagccgagccgagccgagcccgGGGCGCATGTCGGGAAGGAGCGCAGCGGCACCCCGGGGGTGCAGCAACCCCAGCCTGCAGCCCCTCAGAGCCACCGTCCCGTACCAGCTCCAGAGGGGCTCAGCTCTCCTCTGCAGAGAGCTCAACACGG CGGACAGGACGGCGGCGCGCCCGCCCAAGCCCACCATCCGCcggaccctctccctggacacCGTCGTCGGACCCTACCTGCAGGGACAGTGGCCCAGAGACGGCGAGAGCACGACCGCGACCTGCGTCAGAGACAAAGCCACGCAG ACTCCGAGTTCGTGGGCTGAGGAGACTCGAGGACGCAGAAGCAGCGGGGGCCACAAGCGCTCGGCATCATGGGGCAGTGCAGAACACCTGAGGGAG GTGGCCAAACTCAGGCACCAGCTGCAGAAGCGCTCCCGCCATGCCCCGCCCACAGCAGGGTACGAGCTCTCCCAACCGCCCCTGGCAGCGCGGCACGCCGCGGGCGTCACTCAG acggTGCCCCTGAACAGACTGGCCCCCCGTTTGCGACGGAGCGTCGAAGGACTgaacctggagctggaggaggtgtttgTTTCCGAGAAGTCGGGCGATCAGCATGAG ATTCTGGACATCCCAGACGGCCACCGGGCCCCCGTCCCCgtgcagagatgcagcagcgGCTCTCAGAGCGAGCCCTCGCCGGGCCCCCTGGATTCTTTCCTCCTGTCTCCGTCTCAGTCCCCCTGCCCCCTCGACCCGTTGCTTCTGTCGCCCCCAAGTTCTCCTTGTGCGATCAACCCATCCTGTTTCACCCCGGCGCAGTCTCCCCGTCCCACGGGAGAGCCAGCCGAGCACGAGGCGCAGGGTCCGACCTCGTCGCTCCCGTCGTTTCCAACGGAGCCATCGCTGTTccagccctgctcctcctctcctcgtccCAACAAAACCTGCTCCTTCCTGCGCCAGCCTCCAGAAGGCTGCGAGCGAGTGCGCGCGTGTGAGGAAGCGCC CTCCTGCTGTCAGGATGAGCCTCTCCTTCAACCATCCTGCCCCGATCCCAATAAAGTCAACTTTACCCCACACGGAGGCTCTGCTTTCTGCCCCGTCAGCCTCCTGAAGCCCCTGCTGCCCTCCATGGACCTCCTCTTCCGTGGCCTGTCAGTCTCTCCGGTCACCGGCTGCCCAGGTCAGGCCTCCCCCACGAGGCACCTGGGCATGCAGTAG
- the rnf113a gene encoding E3 ubiquitin-protein ligase RNF113A, giving the protein MADSKASDENSCAFLFKKSTKKFAGRKRKASDSDKDGSSDENPTSVVRRENKGAKVNPMIQKTKKVEKKAVSSSDSEEEKEDKITVAYKSTRSAKPVGPDDMGATATYQLDTERDNDAQAIFERSQKIQEERTGKDDDKIYRGINNYVKFIKPKDTTMGNASSGMVRKGPIRAPEHLRATVRWDYQPDICKDYKETGFCGFGDSCKFLHDRSDYKHGWQIERELEEGRYGAGNDENYEVSSDEEDLPFKCFICKESFKNPIVTKCKHYFCEVCALQHYRKSKRCYVCNTQTNGVFNPAKELIAKMEKRKDATEQPPDETSD; this is encoded by the exons ATGGCGGACTCGAAAGCTTCGGACGAGAACTCTTGTGCGTTTTTATTTAAGAAATCTACGAAGAAATTTGCAGGTCGCAAAAGAAAAGCGAGCGACAGTGATAAAG ATGGCAGCAGTGATGAAAACCCGACATCAGTGGTCAGGAGAGAGAATAAAGGCGCAAAAGTCAACCCCATGATTCAAAAG ACCAAGAAGGTGGAGAAAAAAGCCGTCTCTTCCAGTGACagtgaagaggagaaggaggacaagaTCACGGTCGCCTACAAATCCACACGTTCAGCC AAACCGGTGGGACCAGATGACATGGGTGCGACGGCTACGTACCAGCTGGACACAGAGAGGGACAACGATGCTCAGGCCATCTTTGAGAGGAGTCAGAAAATCCAAGAG GAGCGGACAGGAAAAGACGACGATAAAATCTATCGCGGCATCAACAACTACGTCAAGTTCATCAAGCCGAAAGACACGACCATGGGCAACGCCTCCTCCGGGATGGTCAG GAAAGGGCCGATCCGGGCCCCCGAGCACCTCCGAGCCACAGTCAGGTGGGACTATCAGCCAGATATCTGCAAAGATTATAAGGAGACGGGGTTCTGTGGTTTTGGAG ACAGCTGCAAGTTCCTCCACGACAGATCGGACTACAAGCACGGCTGGCAGAtagagagggagctggaggagggcagATATGGAGCCGGCA ATGACGAGAACTACGAGGTGAGCAGTGACGAGGAGGATCTGCCCTTCAAGTGCTTCATCTGCAAGGAGTCCTTCAAAAATCCCATCGTGACAAA GTGCAAGCATTACTTCTgtgaggtctgcgctctccagCATTACCGCAAATCCAAACGCTGCTACGTCTGCAACACTCAAACCAACGGCGTCTTCAACCCCGCCAAAG AGTTGATCGCCAAGATGGAGAAACGCAAAGACGCCACAGAGCAGCCTCCAGATGAGACCTCCGACTGA
- the rundc3aa gene encoding RUN domain-containing protein 3A: MESGCIQTAMAMGLTSKKASARSVGVERKNLITVCRFSVKTLLEKYTAEPIDDSSEEFINFAAILEHILSHRFKGSGSWFSSDGQRSFWEYIRLACGKVQNNCIASIENIENISTSRAKGRAWIRVALMEKRLSEYISTALRDTRTTRRFYDDGAILLREEATVLTGMLIGLSAIDFSFCLKGEALDGKSPAVIDYTPYLKFTQSYDYLSDEDDRHSVDSSNSEESIPEHPYIPLVTDEESWSNKCRKMEQRFKIVYAQKGYLEELVRLRESQLKNVETDNKCLRTKVEELTVQSQQEKKELEAVVLELQAQLSALIPCDSSHLSKELSIPLVNEWSAIANNQGEVKLFRRRSFHSFEQFSAELSLNSDSQKTDGRPNGDAAWTSAGKDNTPSMLGLCGSLASLPSSKSLASLKSSECLVNISTEPSPALSPS; this comes from the exons ATGGAGTCGGGTTGCATTCAGACAGCAATGGCTATGGGTCTGACATCGAAGAAGGCTTCTGCCCGGAGCGTCGGCGTGGAGCGCAAAAACCTCATCACGGTCTGCAG ATTCTCCGTCAAAACCCTCCTGGAAAAGTACACGGCAGAGCCCATAGACGACTCGTCCGAAGAGTTCATTAACTTTGCCGCCATTTTAGAGCACATCCTCAGCCACCGCTTTAAAG GATCGGGAAGCTGGTTCAGCTCGGATGGGCAGCGCAGCTTCTGGGAATACATCCGGCTGGCGTGCGGCAAAGTGCAGAACAACTGCATCGCCAGCATCGAGAACATCGAGAACATCAGCACGTCTCGAgccaag GGGCGCGCTTGGATTCGCGTGGCGCTGATGGAGAAACGTCTGTCTGAGTACATTTCCACCGCGCTGAGGGACACCAGGACAACGAG GAGGTTCTACGATGACGGAGCGATCCTGCTGCGAGAGGAGGCGACGGTCCTGACGGGCATGCTCATCGGACTGAGCGCCATCGACTTCAG tttttgtCTGAAGGGGGAGGCTCTGGATGGGAAATCCCCCGCTGTGATCGACTACACGCCCTACTTGAAGTTCACTCAGAG TTATGATTACCTGAGTGATGAGGACGACCGGCACAGCGtggacagcagcaacagcgaGGAGAGCATCCCAGAGCACCCCTACATCCCCCTGGTGACGGACGAGGAGAGCTGGAGCAACAAATGCCGCAAAATGGAGCAGAGGTTCAAGATCGTCTACGCCCAAAAG GgttacctggaggagctggtccGCCTGCGGGAGTCGCAGCTGAAGAACGTGGAGACGGACAACAAGTGTCTGAGAACCAAAGTGGAGGAGCTGACGGTCCAGAGCCaacaggagaagaaggagctggaggctgttgtgctggagctccaggcccagct ATCTGCCCTCATACCCTGTGATTCGTCGCATCTCTCTAAAGAGCTCTCCATCCCGCTGGTCAACGAGTGGTCCGCCATCGCCAACAACCAGGGAGAGGTCAAGTTGTTCCGCAG GAGGAGCTTCCACAGCTTTGAGCAATTTTCGGCAGAACTAAGCCTGAACTCTGACTCCCAGAAGACGGACGGGAGGCCGAACGGAGACGCTGCCTGGACCTCAGCAG GAAAGGACAACACCCCGTCCATGCTGGGCCTGTGCGGCTCTCTGGCCTCGTTGCCCAGCTCCAAGTCCTTGGCCAGCCTCAAATCCAGCGAGTGCTTAGTCAACATCAGCACCGAACCCAGCCCCGCGCTCTCTCCCAGCTAG
- the strada gene encoding STE20-related kinase adapter protein alpha isoform X2 — protein sequence MSFLAHDDSQESLTSLPRRDTMGSYLPDSSSYELLAVIGRGLDELMTVNMARYRPSGEHVAIRRIDLEFCTNDMVNFLQGELHVSKLFHHPSILPYKSVFIAENELWVITPFMAYGSARDLICTHFSDGMNELTIAYILLGMLKALEYIHHMGYVHRSVKASHVLIAADGQVCMSGLRSIFSLIRHGQRARVVHDFPQYSVKVLPWLSPEVLQQNLQGYDSRSDIYSLGITACELANGHVPFKDMPATQMLLEKLNGTVPCLLDTTTIPPEELALKPSRSGADSGICEGPGAGGVRHSNGEPSSASSGHPYNRTFSPHFHAFVELCLQRDPEKRPSAATLAGHPFFKQIKRRPSEALPELLLPVSPITCSGNSQPQYSPSGVASLESGLSHLEVDDWDF from the exons ATGTCTTTTCTT GCCCATGACGATAGCCAGGAGAGTCTGACCTCCCTCCCCAGACGGGACACCATGGGCAGCTACCTCCCTGACAGCAGCTCCTATGAGCTCCTCGCAGTTATTG GCCGAGGCTTGGACGAGCTGATGACGGTGAACATGGCTCGATACCGACCCTCCGGGGAGCACGTCGCCATCCGACGGATCGACCTGGAGTTCTGCACCAACGACATGGTGAACTTCCTTCAG GGTGAACTTCACGTGTCAAAGTTGTTCCACCATCCCAGTATTTTACCCTACAAGAGCGTCTTCATAGCTGAAAACGAGCTGTGGGTCATCACGCCCTTCATGGCGTATG GGTCGGCCAGAGATTTAATCTGCACTCATTTCTCCGATGGGATGAACGAGTTGACCATTGCCTATATTTTACTGGGCATGCTCAAAGCGCTGGAATACATCCACCACATGGGATACGTGCACCG GAGCGTGAAGGCGAGCCACGTGTTGATCGCCGCCGACGGGCAGGTCTGCATGTCGGGCCTGCGGAGCATCTTCAGCCTGATCCGCCATGGACAGAGGGCCCGGGTCGTCCACGACTTCCCCCAGTACAGCGTGAAGGTGCTGCCGTGGCTCAGCCCggaggtgctgcagcag AACCTCCAGGGTTATGATTCCCGGTCGGATATTTACAGCCTCGGGATCACAGCCTGTGAACTGGCCAACGGGCACGTGCCCTTCAAGGACATGCCGGCGACACAG atgTTGCTGGAGAAGCTCAACGGGACGGTGCCGTGCCTGCTGgacaccaccaccatcccccCGGAGGAACTGGCGCTGAAGCCGTCTCGCTCCGGAGCCGATTCCGGGATCTGCGAGGGCCCCGGAGCCGGCGGCGTTCGCCACTCCAATGGAGAgccctcctccgcctcctcggGGCATCCGTACAACCGCACATTTTCCCCCCATTTCCACGCCTTTGTCGAGCTTTGTCTTCAGCGAGACCCAGAAAAGAG ACCTTCGGCCGCCACCCTCGCGGGACACCCCTTCTTCAAACAG ATCAAACGCCGGCCGTCGGAGGCGCTGCCCGAGCTGCTGCTCCCCGTCTCGCCCATCACCTGCTCGGGGAACTCGCAGCCGCAGTACTCGCCGTCGGGGGTGGCCAGTTTGGAGTCGGGCCTCAGCCACCTGGAGGTGGACGACTGGGACttctga